In a genomic window of Papilio machaon chromosome 4, ilPapMach1.1, whole genome shotgun sequence:
- the LOC106718532 gene encoding uncharacterized protein LOC106718532: MTEGGYLDVDKLILCVYNRPALWNRHCDNHNNRYKTRLQWEEVSSELNMPVDTIKKRWNNLRDQFRKEYVRVNKPKKPGTVATIKTSSWSYYESLLFLAKQIVPKPPVREYPLSEADSPDEEVHEDNRALSPFGETSSESKSVQVTSLKNSKSVKVRTSSAEQSFREPVKQVCCCKSKEINHDDYQEHSDTEKTKRELYKPRRNDRFAEDPDRNFLMSLLPHLTEVPRNRKLIVQRKLLDVFLEEETTKEWGD; this comes from the coding sequence atgactGAGGGTGGCTATTTAGATGTcgataaattaatactttgtGTTTACAATAGGCCAGCATTATGGAATAGACATTGTGATAATCATAATAATAGATACAAAACAAGACTACAATGGGAGGAAGTTTCATCAGAGTTAAATATGCCAGTTGATACTATTAAGAAGAGATGGAATAATTTGAGAGACCAATTCCGCAAAGAGTACGTTAGAGTAAATAAACCTAAAAAACCTGGAACTGTAGCTACTATTAAAACTTCTTCTTGGTCATATTACGAATCGTTATTGTTTTTAGCTAAGCAAATTGTACCTAAACCACCTGTGCGCGAATATCCATTGTCTGAAGCGGACAGCCCCGATGAAGAAGTACATGAAGATAACAGGGCATTGTCACCGTTTGGAGAAACATCGTCAGAATCGAAGTCAGTACAAGTTACTTCATTAAAGAATTCTAAGTCAGTTAAAGTAAGAACTTCATCGGCAGAACAATCTTTTCGCGAACCCGTAAAACAAGTTTGTTGTTGTAAATCTAAGGAAATAAATCATGACGATTACCAAGAACATTCAGACACAGAAAAAACGAAACGTGAGTTATACAAGCCCAGACGCAATGATAGATTTGCAGAAGATCCCGATCGAAACTTTTTGATGAGTTTACTTCCTCACCTGACAGAAGTGCCGCGAAATAGAAAACTCATCGTTCAACGAAAATTGTTAGACGTGTTCTTGGAAGAAGAAACAACTAAAGAATGGGGCGATTAA
- the LOC106718439 gene encoding U4/U6 small nuclear ribonucleoprotein Prp31 encodes MSLADELLADLEENDDAELESMIDNKTSNNASHEFAVPYPVIPKEDEIKNVSIRELAKLRYSERLQRVVTEIEQNHGNNRKKIEVTGLMESDPEYQLIVEANNIAAEIDGEIAIIHRFVRDKYQKRFPELESLIITPLEYIRTVKELGNDLDRAKNNEILQSFLTQATIMIVSVTASTTQGKLLMDNELMEINEACEMAGDLNHYKSKIYEYVESRMTFIAPNITAIVGASTAAKILGVAGGLSKLSKMPACNVLPLGQQKKTLSGFSQAAALPHTGFIYFSQIVQDTAPELRYKAAKLVSTKLTLAARVDACHESTDGHIGRMLREGIEKKLDKLQEPPPVKFVKPLPKPIEQSRKKRGGKRVRKMKERYAMTEFRKNANRLNFADIEDDAYQEDLGYTRGTIGKSSTGRVRLPQIDEKTKVRISKTLQKNLQKQNQQYGGATSIRRQVSGTASSVAFTPLQGLEIVNPQAAETRVNEANAKYFSNTSGFLSVGKKTT; translated from the exons atgtcttTAGCTGACGAGCTACTAGCAGATTTGGAAGAGAATGATGATGCAGAACTTGAATCTATGATTGATAACAAAACATCAAATAATGCGTCTCATGAATTTGCTGTTCCTTACCCTGTTATTCCTAAagaagatgaaataaaaaatgtttctattaGAGAGCTAGCTAAATTAAGATATTCAGAACGTTTACAGCGG gtAGTAACAGAAATAGAACAAAATCATggaaataacagaaaaaaaattgaggtTACCGGACTAATGGAGTCAGATCCAGAGTATCAACTTATAGTTGAAGCCAATAACATTGCAGCTGAAATTGATGGTGAAATTG CTATTATCCACAGATTTGTTCGGGATAAGTACCAGAAAAGATTTCCGGAGTTAGAGTCTCTAATCATCACTCCCCTTGAGTATATTCGTACAGTTAAAGAGCTTGGTAATGATTTGGATAGAGctaaaaacaatgaaatactACAGAGTTTCCTCACACAAGCTACTATTATGATTGTATCTGTCACTGCCTCAACAACACAAGG GAAATTGTTAATGGATAATGAATTGATGGAAATAAACGAAGCATGTGAAATGGCTGGAGATTTGAATCATTACAAgtcaaaaatttatgaatatgtTGAGAGTAGGATGACATTTATTGCCCCTAATATTACTGCAATTGTTG gagCATCAACTGCAGCTAAGATTCTTGGTGTTGCCGGCGGCTTATCCAAACTATCAAAGATGCCAGCATGCAATGTGTTACCATTAGGACAGCAGAAGAAGACATTATCTGGTTTCTCCCAAGCCGCTGCTTTACCACACACCGGCTTCATTTATTTCTCTCAAATTGTTCAAGACACAGCACCT GAATTAAGATACAAAGCGGCAAAGTTAGTATCAACTAAGCTAACACTAGCTGCTAGAGTTGACGCTTGTCATGAAAGTACTGATGGACATATAGGAAGAATGTTACGGGAAGGAATTGAGAAGAAACTCGATAAATTACAG GAACCACCACCGGTAAAATTTGTGAAGCCATTACCAAAGCCAATAGAACAGAGCCGTAAGAAGAGAGGAGGAAAGCGAGTTAGAAAGATGAAGGAGAGATACGCCATGACTGAGTTCAGGAAGAATGCAAACAGATTAAACTTCGCTGAC ATAGAAGACGATGCGTATCAAGAAGATTTAGGTTACACCCGTGGCACCATCGGCAAGTCGAGTACGGGTCGTGTACGTCTGCCGCAGATAGACGAGAAGACAAAGGTCCGCATAAGCAAGACTCTGCAGAAGAACCTGCAGAAACAGAACCAGCAGTATGGCGGCGCCACCAGTATTAGAAGACAGGTCTCAGGAACGGCCTCTTCAGTTGCCTTTACTCCTTTGCAG GGTCTGGAAATTGTAAATCCTCAAGCAGCCGAGACCCGAGTCAATGAAGCAAATGCCAAATACTTTTCAAATACTTCAGGATTCCTGTCCGTTGGGAAGAAGACTACGTAA